From the Panthera leo isolate Ple1 chromosome C1, P.leo_Ple1_pat1.1, whole genome shotgun sequence genome, one window contains:
- the ERICH2 gene encoding glutamate-rich protein 2 isoform X4, giving the protein MDNDIPISLLSSLLKVTSARPDVCSRFHASYSQRDATAGLSSTRVSRPASFVIPRACSAHVPPPPCPSAPPYVRSAPLPGPGLAQLPQPGLAGLAGSRPVPPSPARSLHSSPGAARLLPGPQWLPQLVPPSPLSFRFPEPQPGLRPRAVSSPWRRRVYSSQLRTPREPRVGLAFGIRPEEGRCERTTGRFGLWGSTAAEAALEKVPKYRQNGRVLVFDPKAKVMLEPNEAMSDKCLFGRRPRLASKLCTSPTQVSLNVARTISEKSSGQRCSPSRAGEK; this is encoded by the exons ATGGACAACGACATTCCAATCTCGCTCCTTTCTTCACTTCTCAAAGTAACGAGTGCACGTCCGGACGTGTGTTCGAGATTCCATGCATCCTATTCACAGCGCGACGCAACCGCTGGGCTCTCGTCAACCCGGGTTTCTCGCCCCGCCTCCTTTGTGATTCCCAGAGCTTGCTCCGCCCACgtcccgcccccgccctgcccctcagccccgcCCTATGTtcgctctgcccctctacccGGTCCTGGACTGGCTCAGCTTCCTCAGCCTGGCCTCGCAGGCCTCGCGGGGTCCCGTCCTGTCCCACCTTCCCCGGCCCGCTCCCTCCACAGCTCCCCGGGTGCGGCCCGCCTCCTTCCTGGCCCTCAGTGGCTCCCCCAGCTCGTCCCGCCCTCGCCCCTCTCCTTCCGCTTCCCTGAGCCGCAACCAGGGCTCCGGCCGCGCGCGGTCTCGTCTCCATGGCGACGCCGTGTGTACAGCTCCCAGCTCAGAACACCGCGCGAACCCCGAGTTGGGCTGGCCTTCGGTATCCGCCCTGAGGAAGGGCGGTGTGAAAGAACCACGGGCAG gtTCGGGCTCTGGGGCTCCACGGCTGCCGAGGCGGCGCTCGAAAAG GTACCAAAATATAGACAGAATGGCAGAGTGCTAGTGTTTGATCCAAAGG caAAAGTGATGCTTGAACCAAATGAAGCAATGTCAGA taAATGCCTCTTTGGACGCAGACCAAGATTGGCAAGCAAACTTTGTACCTCGCCAACACAAGTCTCTCTAAATGTAGCTAGGACGATCTCAGAAAA